TGGTCAATGTATAAAAGTGAAAAAATCAATCTTCGTGGGTAGTGGTTTCAGCATCAGCCCACAGGCCTTCAATATTATAGAACTTTCGTTGTTCTTTCTGGAAAATATGTACCACGATATCAACATAATCCATCAGCACCCAGCATTTATTATCCATACCTTCCAAATGCCAGGGGCGTTCACCAAGTTTAGCGCGAGTTTCCTCGTCCACTGAGCGGGCAATGGCTTCTACCTGGCGGTCATTATCTGCATGGCATATCACGAAGAAATCAGCAGGGGAGGTGGGCAGTTTACGAAGATCGAGCGAGGATATTTCTTTGGCTTGCTTCTCCTGCATGGCATGTATTA
The Bacteroidia bacterium DNA segment above includes these coding regions:
- the rsfS gene encoding ribosome silencing factor translates to MTESPNLKSATLLLDVVIHAMQEKQAKEISSLDLRKLPTSPADFFVICHADNDRQVEAIARSVDEETRAKLGERPWHLEGMDNKCWVLMDYVDIVVHIFQKEQRKFYNIEGLWADAETTTHED